Below is a genomic region from Candidatus Chlorobium masyuteum.
CTTTCTGCCAATTTGTTCCGAGAGACGCTGAATTACTTTTCTGTCAGGGCTGCTTTTGAGTGACTCTGTGCGAAGCTCCCGATTCAGTGTTGTCAGCTCCCGGCGTTCGGCAGCCATAAGCTCGAAATGTTTTTTCTGGAGCTTTGCCATCTGCTCGCTCTGGCGATCATCAAGCTTGAGCTGCTGCTGACAGGCTCGTGCTCCGAAGTGCATTCCTCTTGCCCCCGGTTTTCTCATCCGCTGCATCTGCCCATTCGGTCCTGGACAGTAGCCATTTTGCTGCCATTGATTCTGTCCCCCGTTTTGTCCGTTAACCGGAGGATTGCACATCGTACCCCGAAAAGAGGCTGTATCGGCATCCGAAGGACGGCTTGAATCTGTTGCAGGTGCTGCCGAAGCTGTACTGAATCCGAGAAGCCCGGCGGCCATTATCATCATCATGCTCTTTTTCATCGTTTCTCTATTTGTCTTATTAGAAGGTTTCATATTCATCAGTGACGTGTAAAAATCGTTCTTTCAGCCAACACGCCGGAGCACGTTATTGTGCCGGGTTATTATCCGTTCCTGTATCAGCTGATTGCGTTGCTGTCTGGTCGTAGTAGGCAAATTCCTGGGTTGTATAGTCATCACCCATATTGTCAAGCAGTTCGCTGATTCCCGCACCGAACTGTGTCGTATTACTTTTGAGTGAGAGCAGCGCAGTACTGAGATTGATGACAAGAAGCAGCGCCATCAAGGCAAGCCTGACATCAAAGTAGCGACTGAAACCAGGGCTCCCTTTTTTCGATCCCTCGCCGAACTCACCCTCAACCCTCTGCATAAGCCGCACTCTGAAAAGATGATGCACCTCAAGCGGTTTCAGCTCATCAAGCAGCTGCAGGGTTTTTCCGACCTCTCTCTCTATGTTTTCGTTCTGCTGTTTCATCATTCATTCCTGTTTCATTGAGTTCGACGACAGGTTTCTGAAAACCTTGTGCGATCCTCCAAAAAAATCAATGGTTTTGATAATAGCTATAGAGCCTGTCGTGCAGGTTTTTTTTTGCCCTGTGAATCAGTGACTCTACGGCGGATACCGACGTTTTAAGGATATCGGCAATCTCCTGATTGCTGAATCCATCCTGCTTGCTGAGCAGAAAGGCCGCTTTCTGGCTGTCGGGCAGCCGGTTGAGTGCATCCTGTAGTATTGTTGCCCGTTCGCTTTCACCCAGTGCTTCGGCAGGATTTTCACTGAATGGAGCAGGAAGTTCTGCCGAAGGGTCCTCAACGCCGATCATTCTTTTCAAGGTGCCGAACCGCTTGACTCTTTTTATTCTGCGCAGGTGGTCGAGTGATTTGGTTACGGCGATCCGGTATATCCAGGTTGAGAGTTTTGACTCTTCCCGGAACTGTTCAAGGGAACGGAACACCTCTACAAAGACATCCTGGGCCAGATCTTCGGCATCTTCACGGTTAAAGACAAACCGGTAGCAGGTATTGATCACCATCTCCTGATGTTCGGCAACAAGGCTTCTGAAAAGCTCTTCTTTTGACGTCATACCCGATTTCTGAAATGACCTTGTTTCTGCCTTTGCGGCAATTGTCGCATCTGCTCTATCATTCATCACTGCATTGAACCTGATCTGCTATCTGGTTTCAAGAACCTGTTGCATGTTGGACGTTGAGTGCCCTGAATTCATGCGCGGATAGTTGAAAAAAAATGCAGACTCGACTTTCGCATGTAAAGCCAAGGCCCCGATAGTTCAGGGCCCTGGGTGTTATGTTGGATGTCGGAGCTGGTTCAGGCCAGTTTTGCCGCAAAGGCAAGCACCTTCTCTACCTTCTCCCGGGAGTCCGCTTCGCAGTAGAGACGCAGAATCGGCTCGGTGCCTGATGGGCGGATCATCATCCATCCTCCCTCAAAGTGATATTTATAGCCATCAAGATCGTTGAATTTCAGCACCTTGTAACCGGCAATGGTTTCAAGATCTCCGGCAGATGCCCTTGCAATTATTGCCTGCTTTTTCTCTTCGCTGACATGCAGGTCGTGGCGACTGAAGCAGAAAAATCCATACTCATCGTAGAGCTCCTGCACCAGCTCCGAAAGGGTTTTTCCCTTGCGGGTCATCATCTCGAGAACCAGCAACCCGGTATAGACACCGTCGCGTTCCGGAAGAAACGAGGTGATGCCTATGCCGCCCGACTCTTCGCCGCCGATAAGGATATCATTGGTGGTCATCAGTTTGCTGACATGCTTGAAGCCCACAGGCAACTCGTGAAGGATGAGATTGTTTTTGCGGCAGATCTTGTCGATGATATCACTCAGTGCAAAGGATTTTGCCACTTCACCCAGCTGGTG
It encodes:
- a CDS encoding Spy/CpxP family protein refolding chaperone translates to MKKSMMMIMAAGLLGFSTASAAPATDSSRPSDADTASFRGTMCNPPVNGQNGGQNQWQQNGYCPGPNGQMQRMRKPGARGMHFGARACQQQLKLDDRQSEQMAKLQKKHFELMAAERRELTTLNRELRTESLKSSPDRKVIQRLSEQIGRKHAELARLKSRHISEVGSILSPSQRIEMQKMTESRPMRGNCGTKCL
- a CDS encoding RNA polymerase sigma factor; this translates as MNDRADATIAAKAETRSFQKSGMTSKEELFRSLVAEHQEMVINTCYRFVFNREDAEDLAQDVFVEVFRSLEQFREESKLSTWIYRIAVTKSLDHLRRIKRVKRFGTLKRMIGVEDPSAELPAPFSENPAEALGESERATILQDALNRLPDSQKAAFLLSKQDGFSNQEIADILKTSVSAVESLIHRAKKNLHDRLYSYYQNH